CAACGGTGTCGAGGGGATGCTCTACATGTTCTCCCAGTCGACCTCCGACGGTCGCATGACCCTGACCATCACCTTTGCCCTGGGAACCGACCTGGATACCGCCCAGGTGCTGGTGCAGAACCGTGTTGCCGTGGCCGAACCCCGCCTTCCGGAAGAAGTGCGTCGCTTGGGCATAACCACGAAAAAGAACACGCCGGATCTGATGCTGGTCGTCAACATGTATTCACCGGACGGCACCTATGATCAGACCTATATCGGTAACTACGCGGTTCTGAATATCCTTGACCGCATCCGACGCATCGATGGGGTTGGCAATGTCCGCCTGTTCGGAGCGTCGGAATATGCCATGCGCATCTGGCTCGACCCGGATCGCATTCAATCATTCGGCATGACGCCCGGCGACGTGTTGGATGCGCTGCGGGCACAGAACGTCCAGGTCGCCGGCGGTGCGCTGAATCAAGCGCCGCAACCGAAACAGAACTATTACGAATATGTCGTTCAGACACAGGGCAGGCTGAAAGCACCGGAAGAGTTTGGCGACATCATCGTGAAATCCGGCGAGAACGGCCGGATCGTATATCTGCGGGATATTGCGCGGATCGAGTTGGGTGCGCAGGATTACGCGACCAAGGGTTATCTGGGTAAATACCCGGCCGTGGCCTTGCCCGCCTATCAACGGCCCGGCTCCAATGCATTGGAGACGGCCGATGCGATCATCAAGGAGATGCGCGAAATAGGGAAGGATTTTCCTCCCGGTCTGCAATACGACATCGCCTACAATCCGACCCAATTTATCGAAGAGTCCGTCGTTGCCGTCCAGCACACCGTGTACGAAGCCATTGTTCTGGTGCTCATCGTGATCGTCCTTTTTCTGCAAACCTGGCGGGCGGCGATTATTCCGATTGTCGCCATTCCGGTTTCGCTGATCGGAACTTTTGCCGTCATGGCCGCGCTCGGTTTTTCCCTGAATACTCTTACCTTGTTCGGACTGGTACTGGCCATCGGAATCGTGGTCGATGACGCGATCGTGGTGGTGGAGAACATGGAGCGCAACATGCGCGCCGGGCTATCGCCCAGGGATGCTGCCCGCAAGACGATGACCGAGGTCGGCTCGGCCCTGGTAGCCATTGGGCTGGTGTTGGTCGCCGTGTTCCTGCCCACAATTTTTCTCGGAGGGTTGTCGGGGAAATTCTATCAGGCATTCGGCATTACCATTGCCGTGGCGACCATGATCTCGGTCTTTGTTTCCCTGACCCTTTCGCCTGCTTTGGCAGCCATTCTGATGAAACCGGGCGACCATGATACTCACGGACCCGGACGATGGTATAAGACGCCGCTGAGATTTTTCTTCCATTATTTCAACACCGGAATGGAATGGCTATCGGATCGCTACGGCAGACTGGTTGGCAAACTGGTGTTTCTGGGCGGCCCGGTTCTGCTGCTTTACGCGGGCTTGATGGCGCTGACCGGCTGGCAATTCGACCGCGTTCCATCCGGTTTTATCCCGCCTATGGATCAGGGCTATGCCATTGTTTCGGTAGAGCTTCCCCCCGGTGCGTCCCTGTCGGAAACCGACAAGGTTGTGCAAGTGGCGACCCGCAAACTTCTGGCCATTGATGGCGTGGATGACGTGATAGGTTTTGCCGGCTTTTCAGGGGCGACGCGCGCCAACGCTTCCAACGCGGCTGGGCTGTTTCCAACGCTGAAGCCGTTCAAGGAACGGGAAAAGAAAGGCATTACCTTCGAAAGCCTGTTGCAGAAAATGCGTACCGAGATGGCCACGATCAAGGAGGCCTCCATAGTCGTCATCCCACCGCCGCCGGTGCGCGGCATCGGATCTGCCGGGGGCTACCGGATGATGATTCAGGATCGCGGGGGGCGAGGCGTGGACGCATTGAACAGTGCGGTCTGGGCGATGGCCGAAGCGGCCAACGGGCCAGGAACCCCGGAGACGCGTTCCGTTTTTACCTTCTTTGAAAAAAATACGCCGCAGACTTTTCTGGATATCGACCGCGAAAAGGCCGAACGCCTGCATGTGCCGGTCTCCCGCGCATATGAAGCGCTGGAGGTCTTTATCGGCTCCGCCTTCGTAAACGATTTCAACTACCTGGGACGGACATTCCGGGTTACAGCGCAGGCCGATGCACCCTACCGGTTGAGTGCCGAAGACATGTTGCGCATCAAGGTGCGCAGCGACGATGGGGCCATGGTGCCGCTTGGCTCGATCGCCCGTGTCCATAATGCGGCGGGTCCGTCCCGCATGCCGCGCTACAACCTGTATCCGTCTGCCGCTTTGATCGGCGACACGGCCCCCGGGTACAGTTCTGGGCAGGCCCTGGAAGCCATGGAGCGGTTGGCCGACAAAGTCTTGCCCGAAGGGATCGGCTACGAGTGGACGGAACTCGCTTACCAGCAAAAAGCGACCGGAAATACCGCGGTCATTGCCTTCGTCCTGGCGGTAGTCTTTGTGTTCCTGTTGCTGGCGGCCCAATATGAAAGCTGGACCCTGCCGCTTTCCGTCATTCTGATCGTGCCGATGTGTCTGCTGTCGGCGATCAGCGGCGTGGCCCTGATGGGGATGGACAACAATGTCCTGACCCAGATCGGTTTTGTCGTGCTGGTGGGGCTGGCATGCAAGAACGCCATTCTGATCGTCGAATTCGCCCGCGAACTGGAACGGCAGGGCCGCGACCGCTGGCAAGCTGCTGTCGAGGCGGCACACCTGCGCCTGCGCCCGATTCTTATGACCTCCTTTGCCTTCATTCTCGGCGTGGTGCCGATGGTGCTTGCCCAGGGAGCCGGAGCGGAAATGCGCCGGGCTCTGGGGGTGGCGGTCTTTTCCGGCATGCTGGGCGTAACCTTTTTCGGTCTGGTTTTCACGCCTGTTTTTTACGTGCTGTGCCGCAAGCTGTCCCTGATCAGGGTTAAAGAAGCCCCCGGTAAAGCCGCCCCGGAAGGAACCGAATCATGAAATCGATAACAGCTATTTTCCTATGTACATTGGTTTTAAGCGGCTGTTCGGTGTTCCGTGACTACACACCACCTGAAAACCCGGTCGGTGCGGAGCAGACCGACCTGACGGTGTCCGATGCGGTGCGCTACAAAGCCGCACAAGAGCCTGTCGCTGCATGGTGGCAGAAGTTCGACGATCCGCAATTGGTGGCACTGGTCGAAGAAGCGCTGGATACCAACCTCGATGTCCGTATTGCCCTGGCCAATCTCGGAGAGGCCCGCGCCATGGCCCGGGAGGTCGGTCTCGACCGCTTTCCGACCGTGACCGGCAATGCAGCCTATTTCCGCCTTCTGAACTCCCGGGAAACATCTGCCGGCAACTCTGTTGAGCGCGATGTGAACAGCTATACAGCAGGATTCGACGCCCTTTGGGAGTTGGATCTGTTCGGGCGAGTATCCCAACGGATCGCAGCGCAAAAAGCTCTTACGGACGCAGCACTGAACGATGTGCGGCAGATATACGTGACGGTTAGCGCAGAAGCCGCGCGTACCTATATCGAACTGCGCGGGGCCCAATACCGCCTTAATATTGCCGAACGCAACGCCCGTAACCAGGCCGGCACCTATGAACTGACGCAGAAACTTTTCGATGGCGGACGCGGCACGGCACTGGACGTATCCCGGGCCATAACGCAACGTGATCTGGCCCGCTCCCGCATCCCCCCGTTACAGGCCGAGGTGACAGCCGCCATAAATCGGCTCTCCGTTTTGACCGGTCGTGTTCCGGATGCCTTACTCGAAGCGTTGTCGGGCAGCAAACCGTTGCCGAGCCTGCCCGTGACGGTCGCCGTCGGCGATGCAGAAGGGCTTCTCAAGAGGCGCCCGGATATTCGCACGGCCGAACGGCAACTGGCCGCCAGCGTGGCGCGGTATAACGTGGCGGCAACCGACCTTTTCCCGACTGTCAGCATTCTCGGATCCATCGGTTTCAGTGCCACCGACCTGGGTAGTTTCGGAGCCTCCGCCCTGGCGGGATCCTTGGGGCCTTCCATTCACTGGCGTGCTTTCGACCTGGGTCGGGTGCGTGCGCAGATGGCCCAGGCCGATGCCAGATCCATAGCCGCGTTGGCTGCTTACGAGAAAACGGTGCTAAAGGCGCTGGAGGAAACACAGACGGCTCTGAGCAATTTTTCCCGGGAGGAAGAACGCCGCGGAACATTGCAGCAAGCCGCACGTTCCGCACGGCACTCGGCACAGCTCGCCAAGCAGCGTTATGAACAGGGGATGGATGCTTTTCTGGACGTGTTGGATGCGGAACGCACCCAGTTGCAGACCGAGGACGCCCTTGCCGCCAGCGAAACCACGGCGGCGTTGGATTTAATCGCCATCTATAAAGCCCTTGGCGGCGGGTGGCAGGTGGTGGAGTAACTTTTCCGGCACCGCCTTTATCGACAAAACAGTCTTGG
This DNA window, taken from Syntrophotalea carbinolica DSM 2380, encodes the following:
- a CDS encoding efflux RND transporter permease subunit — translated: MNIAKFFIDRPIFATVLSVLIVIVGGLAYFSLPIEQYPQVAPPTIEITATYPGANAETVAATVATPIEQEVNGVEGMLYMFSQSTSDGRMTLTITFALGTDLDTAQVLVQNRVAVAEPRLPEEVRRLGITTKKNTPDLMLVVNMYSPDGTYDQTYIGNYAVLNILDRIRRIDGVGNVRLFGASEYAMRIWLDPDRIQSFGMTPGDVLDALRAQNVQVAGGALNQAPQPKQNYYEYVVQTQGRLKAPEEFGDIIVKSGENGRIVYLRDIARIELGAQDYATKGYLGKYPAVALPAYQRPGSNALETADAIIKEMREIGKDFPPGLQYDIAYNPTQFIEESVVAVQHTVYEAIVLVLIVIVLFLQTWRAAIIPIVAIPVSLIGTFAVMAALGFSLNTLTLFGLVLAIGIVVDDAIVVVENMERNMRAGLSPRDAARKTMTEVGSALVAIGLVLVAVFLPTIFLGGLSGKFYQAFGITIAVATMISVFVSLTLSPALAAILMKPGDHDTHGPGRWYKTPLRFFFHYFNTGMEWLSDRYGRLVGKLVFLGGPVLLLYAGLMALTGWQFDRVPSGFIPPMDQGYAIVSVELPPGASLSETDKVVQVATRKLLAIDGVDDVIGFAGFSGATRANASNAAGLFPTLKPFKEREKKGITFESLLQKMRTEMATIKEASIVVIPPPPVRGIGSAGGYRMMIQDRGGRGVDALNSAVWAMAEAANGPGTPETRSVFTFFEKNTPQTFLDIDREKAERLHVPVSRAYEALEVFIGSAFVNDFNYLGRTFRVTAQADAPYRLSAEDMLRIKVRSDDGAMVPLGSIARVHNAAGPSRMPRYNLYPSAALIGDTAPGYSSGQALEAMERLADKVLPEGIGYEWTELAYQQKATGNTAVIAFVLAVVFVFLLLAAQYESWTLPLSVILIVPMCLLSAISGVALMGMDNNVLTQIGFVVLVGLACKNAILIVEFARELERQGRDRWQAAVEAAHLRLRPILMTSFAFILGVVPMVLAQGAGAEMRRALGVAVFSGMLGVTFFGLVFTPVFYVLCRKLSLIRVKEAPGKAAPEGTES
- a CDS encoding efflux transporter outer membrane subunit, whose product is MKSITAIFLCTLVLSGCSVFRDYTPPENPVGAEQTDLTVSDAVRYKAAQEPVAAWWQKFDDPQLVALVEEALDTNLDVRIALANLGEARAMAREVGLDRFPTVTGNAAYFRLLNSRETSAGNSVERDVNSYTAGFDALWELDLFGRVSQRIAAQKALTDAALNDVRQIYVTVSAEAARTYIELRGAQYRLNIAERNARNQAGTYELTQKLFDGGRGTALDVSRAITQRDLARSRIPPLQAEVTAAINRLSVLTGRVPDALLEALSGSKPLPSLPVTVAVGDAEGLLKRRPDIRTAERQLAASVARYNVAATDLFPTVSILGSIGFSATDLGSFGASALAGSLGPSIHWRAFDLGRVRAQMAQADARSIAALAAYEKTVLKALEETQTALSNFSREEERRGTLQQAARSARHSAQLAKQRYEQGMDAFLDVLDAERTQLQTEDALAASETTAALDLIAIYKALGGGWQVVE